One region of Streptomyces capillispiralis genomic DNA includes:
- a CDS encoding alpha-ketoacid dehydrogenase subunit beta: MTTVAVKPATMAQALTRALRDAMAADPSVHVMGEDVGTLGGVFRVTDGLAKEFGEDRCTDTPLAEAGILGTAVGMAMYGLRPVVEMQFDAFAYPAFEQLVSHVAKMRNRTRGRMPLPLTVRIPYGGGIGGVEHHSDSSEAYYMATPGLHVVTPATVADAYGLLRAAIASDDPVVFLEPKRLYWSKDSWNPEEPTSVEPIGRAVVRRSGRSATLITYGPSVPVCMEAAEAARAEGWDLEVVDLRSLVPFDDETVCASVRRTGRAVVVHESGGFGGPGGEIAARVTERCFHHLEAPVLRVAGFDLPYPPPMLERHHLPGVDRILDAVGRLQWEAES; this comes from the coding sequence ATGACCACCGTCGCCGTCAAGCCGGCCACCATGGCGCAGGCCCTCACGCGTGCCCTGCGCGACGCCATGGCCGCCGACCCGTCGGTGCACGTGATGGGCGAGGACGTCGGCACCCTCGGCGGCGTCTTCCGGGTCACCGACGGACTCGCCAAGGAGTTCGGCGAGGACCGCTGCACGGACACGCCGCTGGCCGAGGCCGGCATCCTTGGCACGGCGGTCGGCATGGCCATGTACGGGCTGCGTCCCGTCGTGGAGATGCAGTTCGACGCGTTCGCCTACCCGGCGTTCGAGCAGCTCGTCTCGCACGTCGCCAAGATGCGCAACCGCACGCGCGGCAGGATGCCCCTGCCGCTCACCGTCCGCATCCCCTACGGCGGCGGCATCGGCGGAGTCGAGCACCACAGCGACTCCTCCGAGGCGTACTACATGGCGACCCCGGGCCTCCACGTCGTCACGCCCGCCACCGTCGCGGACGCCTACGGGCTGCTGCGCGCCGCCATCGCCTCGGACGACCCGGTCGTCTTCCTGGAGCCCAAGCGGCTGTACTGGTCGAAGGACTCCTGGAACCCGGAGGAGCCCACGTCCGTTGAACCGATAGGCCGTGCGGTGGTGAGGCGTTCAGGGAGGAGCGCCACGCTCATCACGTACGGGCCGTCCGTACCCGTCTGCATGGAGGCGGCCGAGGCGGCCCGGGCCGAGGGCTGGGACCTCGAAGTGGTCGATCTGCGCTCGCTGGTGCCGTTCGACGACGAGACGGTGTGCGCCTCGGTACGGCGGACGGGGCGCGCGGTCGTGGTCCACGAGTCGGGTGGCTTCGGCGGCCCGGGCGGGGAGATCGCGGCCCGGGTCACGGAGCGCTGCTTCCACCACCTGGAGGCGCCGGTGCTGCGTGTGGCCGGGTTCGACCTGCCGTATCCGCCGCCGATGCTGGAGCGCCACCACCTGCCCGGTGTGGACCGGATCCTGGACGCCGTGGGGCGTCTGCAATGGGAGGCCGAGAGCTGA
- the pdhA gene encoding pyruvate dehydrogenase (acetyl-transferring) E1 component subunit alpha: protein MTVMEQRGAYRPTPPPAWQPRTDPAPLLPDAEPYRVLGTEAAAGADPELLRRLYAELVKGRRYNAQATALTKQGRLAVYPSSTGQEACEVAAALVLEERDWLFPSYRDTLAVVARGVDPVEALTLLRGDWHTGYDPQQHRVAPLSTPLATQLPHAVGLAHAARLKGDDVVALAMVGDGGTSEGDFHEALNFAAVWQAPVVFFVQNNGFAISVPLAKQTAAPSLAHKAVGYGMPGRLVDGNDAAAVHEVLADAVRRARAGGGPTLVEAITYRVEAHTNADDATRYRGDAEVETWKRHDPIALLEQELTARGLLDEAAADSVRQDAETMAAALRAHMNRDPELDPMDLFAHVYAEPTPQLLEQREQLRAELAAEAEPEGAQ from the coding sequence ATGACGGTCATGGAGCAGCGGGGGGCCTACCGGCCGACCCCGCCGCCCGCCTGGCAGCCCCGTACCGACCCCGCGCCGCTGCTGCCCGACGCGGAGCCGTACCGCGTGCTCGGCACCGAGGCGGCCGCCGGTGCCGACCCGGAGCTGCTGCGCCGGCTGTACGCCGAGCTGGTGAAGGGCCGCCGCTACAACGCGCAGGCCACCGCCCTCACCAAGCAGGGCCGTCTCGCGGTCTACCCCTCCAGCACCGGCCAGGAGGCCTGTGAGGTCGCCGCCGCCCTCGTGCTCGAGGAGCGCGACTGGCTCTTCCCGAGCTACCGCGACACGCTCGCGGTCGTCGCACGCGGTGTGGACCCCGTCGAGGCCCTCACCCTGCTGCGCGGCGACTGGCACACCGGCTACGACCCCCAGCAGCACCGGGTGGCTCCCCTGAGCACCCCGCTCGCCACCCAGCTGCCGCACGCCGTCGGACTCGCCCACGCCGCCCGCCTCAAGGGCGACGACGTGGTCGCCCTCGCCATGGTCGGCGACGGCGGCACCAGCGAGGGCGACTTCCACGAGGCGCTGAACTTCGCCGCCGTCTGGCAGGCCCCGGTGGTCTTCTTCGTCCAGAACAACGGCTTCGCGATCTCCGTACCGCTCGCCAAGCAGACCGCGGCACCGTCGCTGGCCCACAAGGCCGTCGGCTACGGCATGCCCGGCCGCCTCGTCGACGGCAACGACGCCGCCGCCGTGCACGAGGTCCTGGCCGACGCCGTGCGCCGCGCGCGGGCGGGCGGCGGCCCGACCCTGGTCGAGGCGATCACGTACCGCGTGGAGGCCCACACCAACGCCGACGACGCGACCCGCTACCGCGGCGACGCCGAGGTGGAGACCTGGAAGCGGCACGACCCGATCGCGCTGCTGGAGCAGGAGCTGACCGCGCGCGGCCTGCTCGACGAAGCCGCGGCGGACAGCGTCCGCCAGGACGCCGAGACCATGGCCGCCGCCTTGCGCGCCCACATGAACCGGGACCCCGAGCTCGACCCCATGGACCTCTTCGCCCACGTCTACGCCGAGCCCACCCCCCAGCTGCTGGAGCAGCGCGAGCAGCTGCGGGCCGAGCTGGCGGCCGAGGCCGAGCCGGAAGGGGCGCAGTGA
- a CDS encoding Lrp/AsnC family transcriptional regulator: MAEGPEGIGPLPPARPLDAIDQDILRMLQADGRASIRSVAERVHVSRANAYARINRLVEDGVIRGFGARVNHERAGHGTSAYITLQIVQNSWRTVREQLRQLPGASHIALVGGDFDVLLLVHTPDNRALRELVLTRLQAIPEVLGTRTLLVFEEEDLEPQS, from the coding sequence ATGGCCGAGGGCCCGGAGGGGATCGGACCGCTTCCGCCCGCGCGGCCCCTCGACGCCATCGACCAGGACATCCTGCGGATGCTCCAGGCGGACGGCCGCGCGTCCATACGCTCCGTCGCCGAACGGGTGCACGTCTCCCGCGCGAACGCCTACGCACGGATCAACCGGCTGGTCGAGGACGGCGTCATCCGCGGTTTCGGTGCCCGCGTCAACCATGAACGGGCGGGTCACGGGACGTCCGCGTACATCACCCTGCAGATCGTCCAGAACTCCTGGCGCACGGTCCGCGAGCAGCTCAGACAGCTCCCCGGCGCCTCGCACATCGCCCTGGTCGGCGGCGATTTCGACGTCCTGCTGCTGGTGCACACGCCCGACAACCGGGCGCTGCGCGAGCTGGTGCTCACCCGGCTCCAGGCGATCCCCGAGGTGCTCGGCACGCGCACCCTGCTGGTGTTCGAGGAGGAGGACCTGGAGCCGCAGAGCTGA